A single region of the Mercenaria mercenaria strain notata chromosome 6, MADL_Memer_1, whole genome shotgun sequence genome encodes:
- the LOC123549373 gene encoding uncharacterized protein LOC123549373, with translation MASQNLEEAFFKENDTPHGLVKRILYKKYLQAYFPKTQYEKVSYNYKTIIIDGFSGAGRYGNEWPNEIEKYGSPLIAVMVALGFCRKKRIQVNRKRNAGDAAENVSIDTNVVWGSDPSTKNPENELLEELKVKNIRTGIADPNCDIHMYFVEKNRNNIIKLKCNMELIIIRFLKRYYPSHKYGYAEEGSRTMFVIDTEPFSICIEIKRSEFSSFDPPSDLSHRNTRSLTFLDPFGYTHTPMERVQLFASAKGNEVLINFRSSYVNRFVSRNPGGVIKLFGMDDLEKVARLYGIERPDLEKNDDLVEFVKSVIRSCEPEDRSRFKNNICKIARNYERFLRSKIECKFLQSFEVVDEGNTTLYHLIHTTNHPKGLEAMKESMNRCSQTEGEMQMSDYQVLRKGHVLNFGNKDKHEQVATVIYEQFAGRKDVHIDKISAFVRDNTPYVYRKKPLRILQKDGRITRVRGRNGELQTKNYNFSDTVE, from the coding sequence ATGGCAAGTCAAAACCTCGAAGAAGCTTTCTTCAAGGAGAATGACACTCCACACGGACTGGTCAAGAGAATTTTGTACAAGAAGTACCTTCAAGCTTACTTTCCTAAAACACAATATGAAAAAGTAAGCTACAATTACAAAACGATTATAATAGATGGATTTTCTGGGGCAGGTCGCTACGGAAATGAGTGGCCTAACGAAATCGAAAAATACGGATCGCCGCTTATTGCCGTGATGGTTGCTCTAGGCTTCTGCCGCAAAAAACGAATCCAGGTAAATCGTAAAAGGAATGCTGGTGACGCAGCGGAAAATGTTAGTATTGATACGAATGTTGTCTGGGGATCGGATCCGTCAACCAAAAATCCCGAAAATGAGCTTCTGGAAGAACTCAAAGTAAAAAACATCAGGACAGGTATTGCTGATCCAAATTGTGACATTCATATGTATTTTGTGGAAAAGAATCGCAACAACatcataaaacttaaatgtaATATGGAACTGATTATTATTAGATTTTTGAAAAGGTATTACCCAAGTCATAAGTACGGGTATGCAGAAGAAGGAAGCAGGACGATGTTCGTCATTGATACCGAACCGTTTTCCATATGCATTGAGATAAAACGAAGTGAATTCTCCTCATTCGATCCTCCGTCAGACCTTTCCCACCGAAACACCAGAAGTCTTACGTTCTTGGACCCGTTCGGGTACACTCACACACCGATGGAGCGTGTACAACTGTTCGCATCTGCAAAAGGAAATGAGGTTCTCATAAACTTCAGGAGTAGCTATGTAAATCGATTTGTCTCTAGAAATCCAGGTGGTGTCATCAAACTGTTTGGGATGGACGACTTGGAAAAGGTAGCCAGGCTGTATGGCATAGAAAGACCAGACCTTGAAAAAAACGATGATTTGGTTGAATTTGTGAAATCTGTGATTCGCTCTTGCGAGCCGGAAGACAGATCGAGATTCAAAAACAATATATGCAAGATCGCAAGAAACTATGAACGGTTTTTAAGGAGCAAAATAGAATGTAAATTTTTGCAATCGTTTGAAGTTGTTGATGAAGGAAACACCACTTTGTATCATCTCATACACACAACAAACCATCCTAAAGGTTTAGAGGCAATGAAAGAGTCGATGAATCGATGTTCTCAAACAGAAGGAGAAATGCAAATGTCTGACTACCAGGTCCTTAGGAAAGGACACGTGCTGAATTTCGGCAATAAAGATAAGCACGAACAAGTTGCGACAGTTATTTATGAACAATTTGCTGGGCGGAAAGACGTCCATATAGATAAAATTAGTGCCTTTGTCCGGGATAATACACCCTATGTGTACCGAAAGAAGCCGCTGAGAATTCTACAGAAAGACGGGCGAATTACACGCGTTAGAGGACGAAATGGTGAACTGCAGACAAAGAATTACAACTTCTCGGACACAGTGGAATGA
- the LOC123550619 gene encoding peptidyl-prolyl cis-trans isomerase G-like, protein MTFSDFELMEAEGDSSSSGSSNNVSSASTVFSRKKKKRTWIKGQEIETSDSDSDYEVPAKRKKNPDKHKSKAEKREVKRKQKTADKESVDESKGSDKRKRTKKDEENDKSKAENRETDRESVKISKGSEKQKRTEKEEQHNKSKKASSEEKGKQKTANTESVDEIKGSDKRKRTEKEGEHNKFKTDSSKVKGKQKTTDKESVDEIKGSDKRKRTEKEEEHNKLKTDSSNVKEKQKTADKESVDESKGSDKRKKTEKDEEHNKSKAARSEVKGKQKTADKESVDESKGSDKRTKTEKDEENNKTKADNSELKGKQRTNEMKSGGIREESVKLKRSREIGEMNHSNAKGSVENEKQNINGKECEDRRVVTIKQKGKQHEGETNKPKKSDSVVSEKTKESASNQDMSNNDMNKRQVENKITKAKYTGGCEQKSTRNDSEYKREETVIRQVKASEGEMYKPKQSDSVVSEKLNQSGSGKEVNDIIEDKSLEENKISQTKDSVGKVEQKTSENLKQINEKQNINENNIRVQGVAQTTNVVKADVKSVTSSDDQLTASPMEELVSDIPLLQRVQNERVILDIGGKKFETSRITLHSEPNSLLAEVVSGGGMTPRNGNVYFLDRDPAHFSFVLNFHRNGMCHPMTLPHDLRYLYEMY, encoded by the coding sequence ATGACATTCTCAGATTTTGAGTTAATGGAAGCAGAAGGCGACTCCTCTTCCAGTGGCTCCTCCAACAATGTTTCTTCTGCAAGCACAGTATTCTCACGCAAGAAGAAGAAAAGAACATGGATTAAAGGACAGGAGATCGAAACTAGTGATAGTGATTCTGACTATGAAGTACctgcaaaaagaaagaaaaatccaGATAAACACAAATCAAAAGCagaaaaaagggaggtaaaaagaaaacaaaagacagCTGATAAGGAAAGTGTAGATGAGAGTAAAGGTAGTGACAAACGAAAGAGGACTAAAAAGGATGAAGAAAACGACAAATCAAAAGCAGAAAATAGAGAAACTGATAGGGAAAGTGTAAAAATAAGTAAAGGTAGTGAAAAACAAAAGAGGACTGAAAAGGAAGAACAGCATAATAAATCAAAAAAAGCGAGTAGTGAAGAAAAAGGGAAACAAAAGACAGCTAATACGGAAAGTGTAGATGAAATTAAAGGTAGTGACAAACGAAAGAGGACTGAAAAGGAAGGAGAgcacaacaaatttaaaacagacaGTAGTAAAgtaaaaggaaaacaaaagacAACTGATAAGGAAAGTGTAGATGAAATTAAAGGTAGTGACAAACGAAAGAGGACTGAAAAGGAAGAAGAGCACAACAAATTAAAAACAGACAGTAGTAacgtaaaagaaaaacaaaagacagCTGATAAGGAAAGTGTAGATGAGAGTAAAGGTAGTGACAAACGAAAGAAGACTGAAAAAGATGAAGAGCACAACAAATCAAAAGCAGCGAGAAGCGAAgtaaaaggaaaacaaaagacAGCTGATAAGGAAAGTGTAGATGAGAGTAAAGGTAGTGACAAACGAACGAAGACTGAAAAGgatgaagaaaacaacaaaacaaaagcagACAATAGTGaattaaaaggaaaacaaaggacaaatgaaatgaaaagtggAGGTATAAGAGAAGAAAGTGTAAAACTAAAGAGAAGTAGAGAAATAGGGGAAATGAACCATTCAAATGCAAAAGGTAGTGTAGAGaacgaaaaacaaaatattaacggGAAGGAATGTGAAGACAGAAGAGTAGTGACtataaaacaaaaaggaaaacaacATGAGGGAGaaacaaacaaaccaaagaaAAGTGATAGTGTAGTGAGTGAGAAGACGAAGGAAAGTGCAAGTAATCAGGACATGAGCAATAACGATATGAATAAAAGACAAgtagaaaataaaattacaaaggCAAAATATACCGGAGGGTGTGAACAAAAAAGTACTAGAAATGACAGTGAATACAAAAGAGAAGAGACTGTAATACGACAAGTGAAAGCATCTGAAGGAGAAATGTACAAACCAAAACAAAGTGACAGTGTAGTGAGTGAGAAGCTGAATCAAAGTGGAAGTGGAAAAGAAGTGAATGATATCATTGAGGATAAAAgtcttgaagaaaataaaatatcacaGACAAAAGATAGTGTAGGGAAGGTGGAACAGAAGACAAgtgaaaatttgaaacaaataaatgagAAACagaacataaatgaaaataacataagAGTTCAGGGAGTTGCACAAACGACTAATGTAGTAAAAGCTGATGTGAAAAGTGTAACAAGTTCAGACGACCAGTTAACGGCTAGTCCTATGGAGGAGTTAGTGTCAGACATCCCACTGCTCCAACGGGTTCAAAACGAGCGAGTCATTCTTGATATAGGCGGTAAGAAGTTTGAAACGTCTAGGATTACACTCCACAGTGAACCTAATTCTTTGTTGGCTGAAGTTGTTTCAGGAGGTGGAATGACTCCTCGGAACGGAAATGTATACTTCTTGGATCGGGACCCAGCCCATTTTAGTTTTGTGTTAAATTTTCATCGGAACGGAATGTGTCATCCTATGACTTTACCTCACGACCTAAGATATCTTTACGAGATGTATTAA